TCCTCCACGCCGGAGTCCCTGCGCAAGCTGATCGAGGCGGGCGCCGACGTCTTCCGCGTGAACTTCTCCCACGGCACCGCCGAGCAGCAGGGTGCCTTGGTAGAGGCCGCGCGCCAAGCCGCCCGCGAGGCCAACCGCGAGGTGGCAATCCTCGGCGATCTGCAGGGACCTAAGATCCGTATTGACAAGTTCCGCGACGGCCCGGTACTACTCGAGCAAGGCGCGCGCTTTACCCTCGATGTGGGCCTCGACGCCAACGCCGGCACCGTCAACTCCGTGGGCGTGACCTACAAGCAGCTGCCGGGCGATGTGCGCCCCGGCGACGTGCTGCTGCTGGCGGACGGCCAGATCGTCCTCGACGTGGAAGCCGTGGAGCGCGAGCGCATCATCTGTCGCGTGGCCACGGGCGGTGAGCTCTCGGACAATAAGGGCATCAACCGGCAGGGCGGCGGCCTGTCCGCCGAGGCCCTCACGCAGAAAGACCTCGACGACATCAAGACCGCAGCCAAGTTGGAGATGGACTACCTAGCCGTGTCCTTCCCGCGTGAGGGTGCGGACATGGATTACGCCCGGGGCCTGCTAGAGGAGGCCGGCGGTAAGGCCCTGATGGTCGCCAAGGTGGAGCGCGCTGAGGCCATCACCAATCTGCGCGAGATCGTCGGAGCGAGCGACGTGATCATGATCGCCCGCGGTGACCTCGGCGTGGAGATCGGCTTCGCCGAGCTGCCGGCGCTGCAGAAGGAGATCATCAAGACCGCGCGCGAGATGCACAAGGTCACGATCACCGCCACGCAGATGATGGAGTCGATGATCTCCAACCCCATCCCGACCCGCGCGGAAGTCTCCGACGTGGCTAACGCGGTGATTGATGGCACTGACGCGGTGATGCTGAGTGCCGAGAGCGCTGTCGGCCGCTACCCCACGGAAGCCGTGGCTGCAATGGCCAAGGCCTGCCAGAGCGCCGAGCGCGTGCGCACCACGATGGTGTCTGGCCACCGCCTCGACGCCAAGTTCGCCTACGTCGACGAGGCCATCGCCATGGCCACCATGTACGTGGCCAACCACCTCGACGTGGCGGCCATCGTCGCGCTTACCGAGTCCGGCTCCACGGCGCGCTGGCTGTCGCGCATCAGCTCCGGCATTCCGATCTTCGCCTTCACTCGCCACGAGCGCACGCGTCGGCGGGTGAAGATTTACCGCGGCGTCTACCCGGTGGCCTTCGACATCACGCACACGAGCGCCGCCGAGTCGAATCGCGCTGTCGCCGAGACCTTGCTGAGTCACGGCATCGTGAAGGAAGG
The DNA window shown above is from Pseudomonadota bacterium and carries:
- the pyk gene encoding pyruvate kinase, coding for MDPIQAPARRRRTKIVATLGPASSTPESLRKLIEAGADVFRVNFSHGTAEQQGALVEAARQAAREANREVAILGDLQGPKIRIDKFRDGPVLLEQGARFTLDVGLDANAGTVNSVGVTYKQLPGDVRPGDVLLLADGQIVLDVEAVERERIICRVATGGELSDNKGINRQGGGLSAEALTQKDLDDIKTAAKLEMDYLAVSFPREGADMDYARGLLEEAGGKALMVAKVERAEAITNLREIVGASDVIMIARGDLGVEIGFAELPALQKEIIKTAREMHKVTITATQMMESMISNPIPTRAEVSDVANAVIDGTDAVMLSAESAVGRYPTEAVAAMAKACQSAERVRTTMVSGHRLDAKFAYVDEAIAMATMYVANHLDVAAIVALTESGSTARWLSRISSGIPIFAFTRHERTRRRVKIYRGVYPVAFDITHTSAAESNRAVAETLLSHGIVKEGDHIILTGGDFSGVSGCTNNLRIVKVSSGDLQPTGKI